A window of Tripterygium wilfordii isolate XIE 37 chromosome 7, ASM1340144v1, whole genome shotgun sequence contains these coding sequences:
- the LOC120002397 gene encoding phosphatidylglycerol--prolipoprotein diacylglyceryl transferase-like has protein sequence MGGCATKPKVLTGDGEAEAPAPAPAEPAKVEEAAAAEVKTETKEKGVEVVEEEKKVVEGDKVKEIVGEQEEKPRSLSNLFKENEGEAEAEPVKQEVSGTEKPKDESETKKPEAEPSSEPATDEPSEPEKPSEEPETNVAVKTEAPVEVTAVEQTTIPAIVVEVLPKAESEKVVDVTPTTAETQISEEKKTEESK, from the exons ATGGGTGGTTGCGCGACCAAGCCCAAGGTATTGACGGGTGACGGAGAGGCCGAGGCCCCGGCTCCGGCTCCTGCTGAGCCAGCCAAGGTGGAGGAAGCTGCGGCTGCTGAAGTGAAGACAGAGACAAAGGAGAAAGGTGTAGAGGTTGTGGAAGAGGAAAAGAAGGTAGTGGAAGGCGATAAAGTGAAGGAAATTGTTGGTGAACAGGAAGAGAAGCCACGATCTCTCAGTAACTTGTTCAAAGAG AATGAAGGTGAGGCAGAAGCAGAGCCAGTGAAACAAGAAGTGTCCGGAACAGAGAAGCCTAAAGACGAATCTGAAACCAAGAAACCAGAAGCCGAACCATCATCGGAGCCGGCGACAGATGAACCGTCTGAGCCAGAGAAACCCAGTGAAGAACCTGAAACCAATGTAGCTGTAAAGACTGAGGCACCAGTTGAGGTTACGGCTGTTGAGCAGACAACTATCCCAGCTATTGTTGTTGAGGTTCTTCCAAAGGCTGAATCAGAGAAAGTCGTTGATGTAACACCCACAACTGCAGAAACCCAGATATCTGAGGAGAAGAAAACTGAAGAATCAAAGTGA
- the LOC120002395 gene encoding WAT1-related protein At1g68170-like isoform X1: MSTNMTSKLCDLLHGMKPVIVMVVVQAVLAGVNIFYKLAVEDGMSMRILVSYRFIFATAFVAPLALVLERKNRPKLTWMVAFQGFLSGIFGGALGQNLYIQSLSLTSTTFVAAMANLIPVLTFILATSLGVEKLAIKTMAGNAKVVGTVLSIAGAMVLSFYKGREINIWSTDIKLIKHNENHPELSHSHQVLGSLLALASCLSFAVWYIIQAKIGKRYPCQYSSTALMCGTASIQATVYAMCVERDLSAWKLGWNIRLLGAAYTGALATGLVVAAITWCVRKRGPIFVSIFNPLALVFVALVGSLFLDEKVYLGSFVGSVLVIIGLYTASWGKTKEMKKDETNLAQNGNIIETETTHNQISSV; the protein is encoded by the exons ATGTCGACTAACATGACTAGCAAATTATGTGATCTTCTTCATGGGATGAAGCCAGTGATAGTCATGGTGGTGGTTCAAGCTGTACTTGCAGGCGTAAATATCTTCTACAAGTTGGCTGTGGAGGATGGAATGAGTATGAGGATATTAGTCAGTTACAGATTCATTTTTGCCACAGCCTTTGTTGCTCCTCTTGCCTTAGTCCTTGAAAG GAAAAATAGACCTAAGCTGACATGGATGGTTGCTTTCCAAGGGTTTTTATCTGGGATATTTGG GGGAGCACTGGGCCAGAATTTATACATTCAAAGCTTGTCTTTGACTTCCACAACATTTGTTGCTGCAATGGCTAACCTAATTCCAGTTTTGACATTCATCTTGGCTACTAGTCTTGG CGTTGAGAAGCTAGCGATTAAAACAATGGCAGGAAATGCTAAGGTGGTTGGCACTGTTTTGTCCATAGCTGGAGCAATGGTTCTTTCTTTTTACAAGGGAAGAGAGATTAACATTTGGTCAACCGACATAAAGTTGATTAAGCACAATGAAAATCACCCAGAATTGTCACACTCACATCAGGTGCTAGGTTCATTACTAGCTCTAGCAAGCTGCTTGTCATTTGCGGTTTGGTACATAATTCAG GCCAAGATAGGTAAAAGGTATCCTTGCCAATATTCAAGCACTGCTTTGATGTGTGGGACAGCATCAATTCAGGCAACAGTATATGCCATGTGTGTGGAGCGAGATTTGTCTGCGTGGAAGCTTGGTTGGAATATCAGGCTTCTTGGAGCTGCTTATACG GGCGCCTTGGCCACTGGACTAGTGGTTGCAGCTATAACGTGGTGTGTACGTAAGAGAGGACCGATATTTGTATCCATCTTCAATCCTCTTGCACTCGTATTTGTGGCATTGGTTGGATCCCTGTTCTTGGACGAAAAGGTGTACTTGGGAAG CTTTGTAGGATCAGTGCTGGTCATAATTGGGCTATATACTGCATCCTGGGGTAAAACCAAGGAGATGAAGAAGGATGAAACTAATTTGGCTCAAAATGGCAACATCATAGAGACAGAGACAACCCATAATCAG ATTAGTAGTGTTTAA
- the LOC120002739 gene encoding trihelix transcription factor GTL1-like: MEVSTLPENQSAAAGNRESGESGDEEERLRGEEVDRYSAGNRWPRQETLALLKIRSEMDVAFRDSGLKAPLWEEVSRKLAELGYNRSSKKCKEKFENLYKYHRRTKEGRSGRADGKNYRFFEHLEALEHNSMVGPPSSPQKIYASMAASVSPISFIQNAIPSSIQNLSANSIDTSSTPATSSSEESGGTHRKKRKLSEFFERLMKEVLEKQEKLQRNFIEAMEKCEQDRILREEAWKMQEMERIKRERELLVQERSIAAAKDAAVLSFLQKFADQATSTHLPENQTTPLEKAGERQFTFNCDDLTQGNSNSENLRQLNGNGESFSHISSSRWPKDEAEALIRLRTNLDMQYHDNGPKGPLWEEISTAMKKLGYDRSAKRCKEKWENMNKYFKKVKEGNRKRAVDSKTCPYFHQLDALYTEKTNKVVNSVHAGYEMRPEELLMHMMGAQEERQQQEPAGEDIESEIGNQNQQEDYGENEDEGDAYKIVANNANSMAVMD, from the exons ATGGAAGTCTCGACTTTGCCGGAAAATCAGAGTGCTGCCGCGGGGAACAGGGAGAGTGGAGAAAGTGGTGATGAGGAggagaggctgagaggggaagAGGTTGACCGGTACTCTGCTGGCAACCGGTGGCCGCGGCAAGAGACCTTGGCTTTGTTGAAGATAAGGTCTGAGATGGACGTTGCTTTTAGGGATTCTGGGCTCAAGGCTCCTCTCTGGGAAGAAGTTTCCAG GAAATTAGCCGAGCTTGGATACAACAGAAGCTCCAAGAAATGCAAGGAGAAGTTTGAGAACCTTTACAAGTACCATAGAAGGACCAAGGAAGGTCGATCAGGCCGTGCTGATGGCAAAAACTATCGGTTTTTTGAGCATTTAGAAGCTTTAGAGCATAACTCCATGGTTGGTCCACCATCATCTCCACAAAAGATCTATGCTTCTATGGCTGCTTCAGTAAGCCCAATAAGTTTTATCCAAAATGCTATTCCAAGTTCTATCCAAAACCTCAGTGCGAATTCCATTGACACCTCATCTACACCGGCCACATCTTCAAGTGAAGAATCCGGAGGTACACATAGGAAAAAGAGAAAACTGAGTGAGTTTTTTGAGAGATTGATGAAGGAAGTCTTAGAAAAGCAAGAGAAATTGCAAAGGAACTTTATAGAAGCGATGGAGAAGTGTGAACAGGATAGGATATTGAGAGAGGAAGCATGGAAGATGCAAgaaatggagagaattaagaGAGAGCGTGAACTTTTGGTTCAAGAACGATCTATTGCAGCTGCAAAAGATGCTGCTGTTCTTTCATTTTTGCAGAAGTTTGCGGATCAAGCGACCTCAACGCATCTACCTGAGAACCAAACAACTCCCCTAGAGAAAGCTGGGGAGAGGCAGTTTACTTTCAATTGTGATGATTTAACCCAAGGCAATAGTAACAGTGAGAATCTTAGGCAACTTAATGGTAATGGTGAGAGTTTCAGTCACATAAGTTCTTCTCGGTGGCCTAAAGATGAAGCTGAAGCTTTGATTAGGCTGAGGACTAATCTTGATATGCAGTATCACGATAATGGGCCTAAAGGGCCTCTATGGGAGGAGATATCCACAGCCATGAAGAAGCTTGGCTATGATAGAAGTGCGAAGAGGTGCAAAGAGAAGTGGGAGAATATGAACAAGTACTTCAAGAAGGTAAAAGAAGGCAATAGGAAGAGAGCTGTTGACTCAAAGACATGTCCATATTTTCATCAGCTTGATGCTTTATATACGGAGAAGACTAACAAGGTTGTCAATTCGGTTCATGCTGGTTATGAAATGAGGCCCGAAGAGCTTTTAATGCATATGATGGGAGCGCAAGAAGAACGGCAACAGCAGGAGCCAGCAGGCGAGGACATAGAAAGTGAAATTGGTAACCAGAATCAGCAAGAAGACTATggagaaaatgaagatgaaggAGATGCTTATAAAATTGTCGCCAATAATGCTAATTCAATGGCAGTTATGGATTGA
- the LOC120002395 gene encoding WAT1-related protein At1g68170-like isoform X2, with protein sequence MSTNMTSKLCDLLHGMKPVIVMVVVQAVLAGVNIFYKLAVEDGMSMRILVSYRFIFATAFVAPLALVLERGALGQNLYIQSLSLTSTTFVAAMANLIPVLTFILATSLGVEKLAIKTMAGNAKVVGTVLSIAGAMVLSFYKGREINIWSTDIKLIKHNENHPELSHSHQVLGSLLALASCLSFAVWYIIQAKIGKRYPCQYSSTALMCGTASIQATVYAMCVERDLSAWKLGWNIRLLGAAYTGALATGLVVAAITWCVRKRGPIFVSIFNPLALVFVALVGSLFLDEKVYLGSFVGSVLVIIGLYTASWGKTKEMKKDETNLAQNGNIIETETTHNQISSV encoded by the exons ATGTCGACTAACATGACTAGCAAATTATGTGATCTTCTTCATGGGATGAAGCCAGTGATAGTCATGGTGGTGGTTCAAGCTGTACTTGCAGGCGTAAATATCTTCTACAAGTTGGCTGTGGAGGATGGAATGAGTATGAGGATATTAGTCAGTTACAGATTCATTTTTGCCACAGCCTTTGTTGCTCCTCTTGCCTTAGTCCTTGAAAG GGGAGCACTGGGCCAGAATTTATACATTCAAAGCTTGTCTTTGACTTCCACAACATTTGTTGCTGCAATGGCTAACCTAATTCCAGTTTTGACATTCATCTTGGCTACTAGTCTTGG CGTTGAGAAGCTAGCGATTAAAACAATGGCAGGAAATGCTAAGGTGGTTGGCACTGTTTTGTCCATAGCTGGAGCAATGGTTCTTTCTTTTTACAAGGGAAGAGAGATTAACATTTGGTCAACCGACATAAAGTTGATTAAGCACAATGAAAATCACCCAGAATTGTCACACTCACATCAGGTGCTAGGTTCATTACTAGCTCTAGCAAGCTGCTTGTCATTTGCGGTTTGGTACATAATTCAG GCCAAGATAGGTAAAAGGTATCCTTGCCAATATTCAAGCACTGCTTTGATGTGTGGGACAGCATCAATTCAGGCAACAGTATATGCCATGTGTGTGGAGCGAGATTTGTCTGCGTGGAAGCTTGGTTGGAATATCAGGCTTCTTGGAGCTGCTTATACG GGCGCCTTGGCCACTGGACTAGTGGTTGCAGCTATAACGTGGTGTGTACGTAAGAGAGGACCGATATTTGTATCCATCTTCAATCCTCTTGCACTCGTATTTGTGGCATTGGTTGGATCCCTGTTCTTGGACGAAAAGGTGTACTTGGGAAG CTTTGTAGGATCAGTGCTGGTCATAATTGGGCTATATACTGCATCCTGGGGTAAAACCAAGGAGATGAAGAAGGATGAAACTAATTTGGCTCAAAATGGCAACATCATAGAGACAGAGACAACCCATAATCAG ATTAGTAGTGTTTAA
- the LOC120002395 gene encoding WAT1-related protein At1g68170-like isoform X4 yields the protein MPGVNIFYKLAVEDGMSMRILVSYRFIFATAFVAPLALVLERKNRPKLTWMVAFQGFLSGIFGGALGQNLYIQSLSLTSTTFVAAMANLIPVLTFILATSLGVEKLAIKTMAGNAKVVGTVLSIAGAMVLSFYKGREINIWSTDIKLIKHNENHPELSHSHQVLGSLLALASCLSFAVWYIIQAKIGKRYPCQYSSTALMCGTASIQATVYAMCVERDLSAWKLGWNIRLLGAAYTGALATGLVVAAITWCVRKRGPIFVSIFNPLALVFVALVGSLFLDEKVYLGSFVGSVLVIIGLYTASWGKTKEMKKDETNLAQNGNIIETETTHNQISSV from the exons ATGCCTG GCGTAAATATCTTCTACAAGTTGGCTGTGGAGGATGGAATGAGTATGAGGATATTAGTCAGTTACAGATTCATTTTTGCCACAGCCTTTGTTGCTCCTCTTGCCTTAGTCCTTGAAAG GAAAAATAGACCTAAGCTGACATGGATGGTTGCTTTCCAAGGGTTTTTATCTGGGATATTTGG GGGAGCACTGGGCCAGAATTTATACATTCAAAGCTTGTCTTTGACTTCCACAACATTTGTTGCTGCAATGGCTAACCTAATTCCAGTTTTGACATTCATCTTGGCTACTAGTCTTGG CGTTGAGAAGCTAGCGATTAAAACAATGGCAGGAAATGCTAAGGTGGTTGGCACTGTTTTGTCCATAGCTGGAGCAATGGTTCTTTCTTTTTACAAGGGAAGAGAGATTAACATTTGGTCAACCGACATAAAGTTGATTAAGCACAATGAAAATCACCCAGAATTGTCACACTCACATCAGGTGCTAGGTTCATTACTAGCTCTAGCAAGCTGCTTGTCATTTGCGGTTTGGTACATAATTCAG GCCAAGATAGGTAAAAGGTATCCTTGCCAATATTCAAGCACTGCTTTGATGTGTGGGACAGCATCAATTCAGGCAACAGTATATGCCATGTGTGTGGAGCGAGATTTGTCTGCGTGGAAGCTTGGTTGGAATATCAGGCTTCTTGGAGCTGCTTATACG GGCGCCTTGGCCACTGGACTAGTGGTTGCAGCTATAACGTGGTGTGTACGTAAGAGAGGACCGATATTTGTATCCATCTTCAATCCTCTTGCACTCGTATTTGTGGCATTGGTTGGATCCCTGTTCTTGGACGAAAAGGTGTACTTGGGAAG CTTTGTAGGATCAGTGCTGGTCATAATTGGGCTATATACTGCATCCTGGGGTAAAACCAAGGAGATGAAGAAGGATGAAACTAATTTGGCTCAAAATGGCAACATCATAGAGACAGAGACAACCCATAATCAG ATTAGTAGTGTTTAA
- the LOC120002396 gene encoding uncharacterized protein LOC120002396 isoform X2 — translation MQVLRWRNLSQLRNTFLPGLSASSTTTHFASIHSTPSSFDKSKNKPNAEHIRFVTRQKRADTKKALKDLLFKNGASKFSFPDEEPIPKFDGANGWDTHKSNSSCKKGRPKVSARRSKKSHHNKMKRKFRDSEEFDDSETTFQETYGKRWYTWSFRSWNEPPSQSSTSGFEWRDHSNRTNHRTEQWANSSESEDEFFSVGSSSDRTLLGLPPKGPLKIEDVKNAFRSSALKWHPDKHQGPSQAAAEEKFKLCVNAYRSLCNALA, via the exons ATGCAAGTGCTCAGATGGAGAAACTTGTCGCAACTCCGAAATACCTTTCTTCCGGGCCTTTCAGCGTCATCAACGACGACCCATTTCGCGTCTATTCATTCCACACCTAGTTCGTTCGACAAGTCGAAGAATAAACCGAATGCG GAACACATAAGATTTGTGACTCGACAAAAGAGAGCTGATACAAAGAAAGCACTAAAAGACCTTCTCTTCAAAAATGGGGCGTCTAAATTTTCATTTCCG GATGAAGAGCCAATACCGAAGTTTGATGGCGCAAATGGATGGGATACGCACAAATCAAATAGCTCCTGCAAGAAAGGCAGACCTAAAGTTTCTGCTAGACGTTCTAAGAAATCCCATCACAACAAAATGAAAC GAAAGTTCAGGGATTCTGAAGAATTTGATGATTCTGAGACAACCTTTCAAGAAACATATGGGAAAAGATGGTATACTTGGTCTTTCAGATCATGGAATGAGCCTCCTTCCCAAAGTTCAACATCTGGATTTGAGTGGAGAGATCATTCAAACCGAACAAaccatagaactgagcagtgGGCAAATTCAAGCGAGTCAGAGGATGAGTTCTTTTCTGTAGGATCATCTTCTGATAGAACCCTTCTTGGCCTGCCTCCAAAAGGACCTTTAAAGATTGAAGATGTAAAAAATGC TTTCCGCTCGTCAGCTTTGAAATGGCATCCTGATAAGCATCAGGGTCCCTCACAG GCAGCGGCTGAGGAGAAGTTCAAACTGTGTGTTAATGCATACAGATCATTATGCAATGCTCTTGCCTGA
- the LOC120002395 gene encoding WAT1-related protein At1g68170-like isoform X3, with translation MPAVLAGVNIFYKLAVEDGMSMRILVSYRFIFATAFVAPLALVLERKNRPKLTWMVAFQGFLSGIFGGALGQNLYIQSLSLTSTTFVAAMANLIPVLTFILATSLGVEKLAIKTMAGNAKVVGTVLSIAGAMVLSFYKGREINIWSTDIKLIKHNENHPELSHSHQVLGSLLALASCLSFAVWYIIQAKIGKRYPCQYSSTALMCGTASIQATVYAMCVERDLSAWKLGWNIRLLGAAYTGALATGLVVAAITWCVRKRGPIFVSIFNPLALVFVALVGSLFLDEKVYLGSFVGSVLVIIGLYTASWGKTKEMKKDETNLAQNGNIIETETTHNQISSV, from the exons ATGCCTG CTGTACTTGCAGGCGTAAATATCTTCTACAAGTTGGCTGTGGAGGATGGAATGAGTATGAGGATATTAGTCAGTTACAGATTCATTTTTGCCACAGCCTTTGTTGCTCCTCTTGCCTTAGTCCTTGAAAG GAAAAATAGACCTAAGCTGACATGGATGGTTGCTTTCCAAGGGTTTTTATCTGGGATATTTGG GGGAGCACTGGGCCAGAATTTATACATTCAAAGCTTGTCTTTGACTTCCACAACATTTGTTGCTGCAATGGCTAACCTAATTCCAGTTTTGACATTCATCTTGGCTACTAGTCTTGG CGTTGAGAAGCTAGCGATTAAAACAATGGCAGGAAATGCTAAGGTGGTTGGCACTGTTTTGTCCATAGCTGGAGCAATGGTTCTTTCTTTTTACAAGGGAAGAGAGATTAACATTTGGTCAACCGACATAAAGTTGATTAAGCACAATGAAAATCACCCAGAATTGTCACACTCACATCAGGTGCTAGGTTCATTACTAGCTCTAGCAAGCTGCTTGTCATTTGCGGTTTGGTACATAATTCAG GCCAAGATAGGTAAAAGGTATCCTTGCCAATATTCAAGCACTGCTTTGATGTGTGGGACAGCATCAATTCAGGCAACAGTATATGCCATGTGTGTGGAGCGAGATTTGTCTGCGTGGAAGCTTGGTTGGAATATCAGGCTTCTTGGAGCTGCTTATACG GGCGCCTTGGCCACTGGACTAGTGGTTGCAGCTATAACGTGGTGTGTACGTAAGAGAGGACCGATATTTGTATCCATCTTCAATCCTCTTGCACTCGTATTTGTGGCATTGGTTGGATCCCTGTTCTTGGACGAAAAGGTGTACTTGGGAAG CTTTGTAGGATCAGTGCTGGTCATAATTGGGCTATATACTGCATCCTGGGGTAAAACCAAGGAGATGAAGAAGGATGAAACTAATTTGGCTCAAAATGGCAACATCATAGAGACAGAGACAACCCATAATCAG ATTAGTAGTGTTTAA
- the LOC120002395 gene encoding WAT1-related protein At1g68170-like isoform X5: MSTNMTSKLCDLLHGMKPVIVMVVVQAVLAGVNIFYKLAVEDGMSMRILVSYRFIFATAFVAPLALVLERKNRPKLTWMVAFQGFLSGIFGGALGQNLYIQSLSLTSTTFVAAMANLIPVLTFILATSLGVEKLAIKTMAGNAKVVGTVLSIAGAMVLSFYKGREINIWSTDIKLIKHNENHPELSHSHQVLGSLLALASCLSFAVWYIIQAKIGKRYPCQYSSTALMCGTASIQATVYAMCVERDLSAWKLGWNIRLLGAAYTGALATGLVVAAITWCVRKRGPIFVSIFNPLALVFVALVGSLFLDEKLCRISAGHNWAIYCILG, from the exons ATGTCGACTAACATGACTAGCAAATTATGTGATCTTCTTCATGGGATGAAGCCAGTGATAGTCATGGTGGTGGTTCAAGCTGTACTTGCAGGCGTAAATATCTTCTACAAGTTGGCTGTGGAGGATGGAATGAGTATGAGGATATTAGTCAGTTACAGATTCATTTTTGCCACAGCCTTTGTTGCTCCTCTTGCCTTAGTCCTTGAAAG GAAAAATAGACCTAAGCTGACATGGATGGTTGCTTTCCAAGGGTTTTTATCTGGGATATTTGG GGGAGCACTGGGCCAGAATTTATACATTCAAAGCTTGTCTTTGACTTCCACAACATTTGTTGCTGCAATGGCTAACCTAATTCCAGTTTTGACATTCATCTTGGCTACTAGTCTTGG CGTTGAGAAGCTAGCGATTAAAACAATGGCAGGAAATGCTAAGGTGGTTGGCACTGTTTTGTCCATAGCTGGAGCAATGGTTCTTTCTTTTTACAAGGGAAGAGAGATTAACATTTGGTCAACCGACATAAAGTTGATTAAGCACAATGAAAATCACCCAGAATTGTCACACTCACATCAGGTGCTAGGTTCATTACTAGCTCTAGCAAGCTGCTTGTCATTTGCGGTTTGGTACATAATTCAG GCCAAGATAGGTAAAAGGTATCCTTGCCAATATTCAAGCACTGCTTTGATGTGTGGGACAGCATCAATTCAGGCAACAGTATATGCCATGTGTGTGGAGCGAGATTTGTCTGCGTGGAAGCTTGGTTGGAATATCAGGCTTCTTGGAGCTGCTTATACG GGCGCCTTGGCCACTGGACTAGTGGTTGCAGCTATAACGTGGTGTGTACGTAAGAGAGGACCGATATTTGTATCCATCTTCAATCCTCTTGCACTCGTATTTGTGGCATTGGTTGGATCCCTGTTCTTGGACGAAAAG CTTTGTAGGATCAGTGCTGGTCATAATTGGGCTATATACTGCATCCTGGGGTAA
- the LOC120002395 gene encoding WAT1-related protein At1g25270-like isoform X6 yields MSMRILVSYRFIFATAFVAPLALVLERKNRPKLTWMVAFQGFLSGIFGGALGQNLYIQSLSLTSTTFVAAMANLIPVLTFILATSLGVEKLAIKTMAGNAKVVGTVLSIAGAMVLSFYKGREINIWSTDIKLIKHNENHPELSHSHQVLGSLLALASCLSFAVWYIIQAKIGKRYPCQYSSTALMCGTASIQATVYAMCVERDLSAWKLGWNIRLLGAAYTGALATGLVVAAITWCVRKRGPIFVSIFNPLALVFVALVGSLFLDEKVYLGSFVGSVLVIIGLYTASWGKTKEMKKDETNLAQNGNIIETETTHNQISSV; encoded by the exons ATGAGTATGAGGATATTAGTCAGTTACAGATTCATTTTTGCCACAGCCTTTGTTGCTCCTCTTGCCTTAGTCCTTGAAAG GAAAAATAGACCTAAGCTGACATGGATGGTTGCTTTCCAAGGGTTTTTATCTGGGATATTTGG GGGAGCACTGGGCCAGAATTTATACATTCAAAGCTTGTCTTTGACTTCCACAACATTTGTTGCTGCAATGGCTAACCTAATTCCAGTTTTGACATTCATCTTGGCTACTAGTCTTGG CGTTGAGAAGCTAGCGATTAAAACAATGGCAGGAAATGCTAAGGTGGTTGGCACTGTTTTGTCCATAGCTGGAGCAATGGTTCTTTCTTTTTACAAGGGAAGAGAGATTAACATTTGGTCAACCGACATAAAGTTGATTAAGCACAATGAAAATCACCCAGAATTGTCACACTCACATCAGGTGCTAGGTTCATTACTAGCTCTAGCAAGCTGCTTGTCATTTGCGGTTTGGTACATAATTCAG GCCAAGATAGGTAAAAGGTATCCTTGCCAATATTCAAGCACTGCTTTGATGTGTGGGACAGCATCAATTCAGGCAACAGTATATGCCATGTGTGTGGAGCGAGATTTGTCTGCGTGGAAGCTTGGTTGGAATATCAGGCTTCTTGGAGCTGCTTATACG GGCGCCTTGGCCACTGGACTAGTGGTTGCAGCTATAACGTGGTGTGTACGTAAGAGAGGACCGATATTTGTATCCATCTTCAATCCTCTTGCACTCGTATTTGTGGCATTGGTTGGATCCCTGTTCTTGGACGAAAAGGTGTACTTGGGAAG CTTTGTAGGATCAGTGCTGGTCATAATTGGGCTATATACTGCATCCTGGGGTAAAACCAAGGAGATGAAGAAGGATGAAACTAATTTGGCTCAAAATGGCAACATCATAGAGACAGAGACAACCCATAATCAG ATTAGTAGTGTTTAA
- the LOC120002898 gene encoding uncharacterized protein LOC120002898, giving the protein MADYETHHRHQAIPKETALQALNTIIQLHFEKTLEKKRAIDLQKKELYKHFLLFFIFLSLVFLGQSQSTRLECRHCWIPISLLSLAHLIFYVSVAQTLRCINGFKYQRRCHKLTLGLATERLRELKMRVNGGEYDGGEVVIGDESELEIHYQEPPESYFGKFKRNWALHFGFLILIYGFMVSSSVVLLCF; this is encoded by the coding sequence ATGGCAGACTATGAAACACACCACCGTCACCAAGCAATCCCAAAAGAGACGGCACTCCAAGCCCTCAACACCATAATCCAGCTTCATTTCGAGAAAACCCTTGAAAAGAAGAGAGCCATTGACCTTCAAAAGAAGGAGCTTTACAAGCacttcttgctcttcttcatcttcctctctCTGGTTTTCTTAGGCCAATCTCAGTCTACCCGCCTTGAATGCCGCCACTGCTGGATCCCCATTTCACTCCTTTCCCTTGCTCACCTCATCTTCTATGTCTCAGTAGCTCAGACCCTCAGATGCATCAATGGGTTCAAGTACCAGAGGAGGTGCCACAAGCTAACTCTTGGATTGGCCACTGAGAGGCTGAGGGAGCTCAAAATGAGAGTGAATGGTGGAGAATATGATGGTGGTGAGGTGGTGATAGGCGATGAAAGTGAGCTTGAGATTCATTACCAAGAGCCCCCTGAAAGCTACTTTGGTAAGTTTAAGCGGAATTGGGCTCTGCATTTTGGGTTCTTGATCTTGATTTATGGATTCATGGTGTCTTCCTCTGTTGTCCTCCTCTGTTTCTAG
- the LOC120002396 gene encoding uncharacterized protein LOC120002396 isoform X1 yields the protein MQVLRWRNLSQLRNTFLPGLSASSTTTHFASIHSTPSSFDKSKNKPNADVRGSQKPSKEHIRFVTRQKRADTKKALKDLLFKNGASKFSFPDEEPIPKFDGANGWDTHKSNSSCKKGRPKVSARRSKKSHHNKMKRKFRDSEEFDDSETTFQETYGKRWYTWSFRSWNEPPSQSSTSGFEWRDHSNRTNHRTEQWANSSESEDEFFSVGSSSDRTLLGLPPKGPLKIEDVKNAFRSSALKWHPDKHQGPSQAAAEEKFKLCVNAYRSLCNALA from the exons ATGCAAGTGCTCAGATGGAGAAACTTGTCGCAACTCCGAAATACCTTTCTTCCGGGCCTTTCAGCGTCATCAACGACGACCCATTTCGCGTCTATTCATTCCACACCTAGTTCGTTCGACAAGTCGAAGAATAAACCGAATGCG GATGTGAGAGGGTCACAAAAACCATCCAAG GAACACATAAGATTTGTGACTCGACAAAAGAGAGCTGATACAAAGAAAGCACTAAAAGACCTTCTCTTCAAAAATGGGGCGTCTAAATTTTCATTTCCG GATGAAGAGCCAATACCGAAGTTTGATGGCGCAAATGGATGGGATACGCACAAATCAAATAGCTCCTGCAAGAAAGGCAGACCTAAAGTTTCTGCTAGACGTTCTAAGAAATCCCATCACAACAAAATGAAAC GAAAGTTCAGGGATTCTGAAGAATTTGATGATTCTGAGACAACCTTTCAAGAAACATATGGGAAAAGATGGTATACTTGGTCTTTCAGATCATGGAATGAGCCTCCTTCCCAAAGTTCAACATCTGGATTTGAGTGGAGAGATCATTCAAACCGAACAAaccatagaactgagcagtgGGCAAATTCAAGCGAGTCAGAGGATGAGTTCTTTTCTGTAGGATCATCTTCTGATAGAACCCTTCTTGGCCTGCCTCCAAAAGGACCTTTAAAGATTGAAGATGTAAAAAATGC TTTCCGCTCGTCAGCTTTGAAATGGCATCCTGATAAGCATCAGGGTCCCTCACAG GCAGCGGCTGAGGAGAAGTTCAAACTGTGTGTTAATGCATACAGATCATTATGCAATGCTCTTGCCTGA